In Microbacterium sp. SLBN-146, one genomic interval encodes:
- a CDS encoding NAD kinase, whose translation MTEPQRNILVVAHARRDDTVEAADRVITALQDAGARPVLAPDDALELAEALPELAGVARLGIEVPVHDIELAIVLGGDGTILRATELVRDGSAPVLGINMGHVGFLAESERDDMDDAVRRVIARDYRVEERLALQVRVKDSSDAVLYETWALNEATVEKASRERMLEVVMEVDGRPLSSFGCDGVVVSTPTGSTAYNFSAGGPVIWPTVEAIAVVPLSAHALFAKPLVVGPEHSVAIEVLERTNGTGILWCDGRRSHDLPPGARVVVRRSERPVLLARLHPAAFTDRLVRKFRLPIGGWRGPVTVGDGSGYPRQDDGGLGSEMEPEPDE comes from the coding sequence ATGACCGAACCGCAGCGCAACATCCTCGTCGTGGCGCACGCGCGCCGTGACGATACCGTCGAAGCCGCCGACCGTGTCATCACCGCTCTCCAAGACGCCGGTGCACGCCCCGTTCTGGCGCCCGATGATGCGCTCGAGCTGGCCGAAGCGCTCCCCGAGCTCGCCGGCGTCGCGAGACTCGGCATCGAAGTGCCTGTGCACGACATCGAGTTGGCGATCGTGCTCGGCGGCGACGGCACGATTCTCCGCGCGACGGAACTCGTGCGAGACGGTTCTGCGCCGGTGCTCGGGATCAATATGGGCCATGTGGGATTTCTCGCCGAGAGCGAGCGAGACGACATGGATGACGCCGTGCGGCGCGTCATCGCGCGCGACTACCGCGTCGAGGAGCGTCTCGCCCTCCAGGTGCGGGTCAAGGATTCCTCGGACGCCGTCCTGTACGAGACGTGGGCGCTCAACGAAGCGACGGTCGAGAAGGCGAGCCGCGAACGGATGCTCGAGGTCGTCATGGAGGTCGACGGCCGTCCGCTGTCGTCGTTCGGATGCGACGGTGTCGTGGTGTCCACGCCGACGGGCTCCACCGCCTACAACTTCTCGGCTGGTGGGCCCGTCATCTGGCCCACCGTCGAGGCCATCGCCGTCGTCCCCCTGTCCGCGCACGCCCTCTTCGCCAAGCCGCTCGTCGTCGGTCCCGAGCATTCGGTGGCGATCGAAGTGCTCGAGCGGACCAACGGCACCGGAATCCTGTGGTGCGACGGGCGCCGGTCGCACGACCTGCCTCCGGGTGCCCGCGTCGTCGTGCGCCGCTCCGAGCGGCCCGTTCTTCTCGCGCGGCTCCACCCTGCCGCGTTCACGGATCGCCTCGTACGCAAGTTCCGGCTTCCGATCGGCGGCTGGCGCGGTCCCGTGACGGTCGGCGACGGCTCCGGCTACCCGCGGCAGGACGACGGCGGGCTCGGGAGCGAGATGGAGCCGGAGCCCGACGAATGA
- a CDS encoding DUF4184 family protein, with translation MPFTPSHAVIALPFVRTRLVPAAIAVGAMTPDLALFTRGFPLPYGRTHDVLWLPATVGVALALLLVWRCALRPAVRELSPAWLAQRLPTSWDHGARAGVGETFAGVARGSAVKDRPRASVSAVALLIASLALGVVSHIVWDLFTHEGRWGVQWIPALDLMWGPLSGYKWLQHASSFIGLAIIGVWGIVWVSRRRTDGPVPRIVPNALRWVWWLSLPVALATGWVIGLATWGPLTSTFTAAHLAYRVLPITCAWWAVATLVLAVAIQIARRRRETS, from the coding sequence ATGCCGTTCACGCCGAGCCACGCCGTCATCGCGTTGCCGTTCGTGCGAACGCGGCTCGTCCCCGCTGCGATCGCCGTGGGGGCGATGACACCTGATCTGGCGTTGTTCACGCGAGGCTTCCCGCTTCCGTACGGTCGCACGCACGACGTCCTGTGGCTTCCGGCCACGGTAGGTGTCGCTCTCGCGCTTCTCCTCGTCTGGCGATGCGCACTGCGACCGGCTGTCCGGGAGCTCTCGCCGGCATGGCTCGCTCAGCGACTGCCTACGTCGTGGGACCACGGCGCCCGAGCCGGAGTGGGTGAGACGTTCGCCGGAGTCGCCCGGGGGAGTGCGGTCAAGGATCGGCCCAGGGCCTCCGTGTCAGCCGTGGCACTGCTCATCGCTTCGCTTGCGCTGGGGGTCGTGAGCCACATCGTCTGGGATCTGTTCACGCACGAAGGACGGTGGGGAGTGCAGTGGATCCCCGCGCTCGACCTGATGTGGGGTCCGCTGTCCGGCTACAAGTGGCTGCAGCACGCGTCGAGCTTCATCGGGCTCGCGATCATCGGAGTCTGGGGAATCGTGTGGGTCTCACGTCGGCGGACGGACGGTCCAGTTCCTCGCATCGTTCCGAATGCGTTGCGCTGGGTGTGGTGGCTGTCGCTCCCCGTAGCGCTCGCGACCGGCTGGGTGATCGGCCTCGCGACCTGGGGTCCGCTCACGTCGACCTTCACTGCGGCACACCTCGCGTACCGCGTGCTGCCGATCACATGCGCGTGGTGGGCAGTGGCGACACTCGTGCTCGCAGTGGCTATCCAGATCGCGCGACGTCGACGCGAGACCTCGTGA
- a CDS encoding TlyA family RNA methyltransferase — protein sequence MTARLDAEIARRGLARSRTHAASLIADGLVTVDGRPVVKPSTPVAETAAIEVAVADHYVSRAAHKLIAALDAFDIDVSGRVALDMGASTGGFTQVLRERGANPVLAVDVGHGQLAAPIRADPDVIAVEGFNVRYMTPETLAAATGVDAPPAVVTGDLSFISLAHVLPSVRDVVPSDGDVVLLVKPQFEVGRTAVKGGLVTNPVIRADAVAAVLWKAWDLGLGTRGIIASPIVGTHGNAEYVVHLAPGDRGNPTEWLSTVNRLAGSP from the coding sequence GTGACGGCGCGACTCGACGCCGAAATAGCACGGCGTGGTCTTGCCCGTTCGCGGACCCACGCTGCCAGTCTGATCGCAGACGGACTCGTGACGGTCGATGGGCGTCCCGTCGTGAAACCGTCGACGCCCGTCGCTGAGACCGCTGCGATCGAGGTCGCCGTCGCCGACCACTACGTCAGCCGTGCCGCACACAAGCTCATCGCGGCACTCGACGCGTTCGACATCGATGTGTCGGGCCGCGTCGCGCTGGATATGGGTGCTTCGACGGGCGGCTTCACGCAGGTCCTGCGAGAGCGCGGAGCAAACCCTGTTCTGGCGGTCGATGTCGGTCACGGCCAACTCGCAGCTCCCATCCGCGCCGACCCCGATGTCATCGCGGTGGAAGGCTTCAACGTTCGGTACATGACTCCCGAGACCCTCGCGGCGGCAACCGGTGTCGACGCCCCGCCGGCAGTCGTGACGGGAGATCTCTCGTTCATCTCCCTCGCTCATGTGCTTCCGTCGGTGCGCGACGTGGTGCCATCCGATGGCGACGTCGTCCTGCTCGTCAAGCCGCAGTTCGAGGTCGGGCGGACAGCGGTCAAAGGCGGACTCGTCACCAACCCCGTCATCCGAGCGGATGCGGTCGCGGCAGTGCTGTGGAAGGCCTGGGATCTCGGCCTCGGAACGCGGGGCATCATCGCATCGCCCATCGTCGGGACGCACGGCAACGCCGAGTACGTCGTTCATCTCGCGCCGGGCGACCGCGGCAATCCGACAGAATGGTTGAGCACCGTGAACCGACTGGCGGGGAGCCCATGA
- the argH gene encoding argininosuccinate lyase: MSDVKSDGTNEGALWGARFASGPAPELVALSRSTHFDWELAPYDLTGSHAHARALGAAGYLSADEERAMHTGLDALAERVADGSLTAAESDEDVHGALEQALIAEVGPELGGKLRAGRSRNDQIATLVRLYLLDHARVIARDILRVVDAIVSQAEAHADAIMPGRTHLQHAQPVLLAHHLQAHAWPLVRDLERLRDWRARASVSPYGGGALAGSTLGLDPQLVATELGLDRPSENSIDGTSARDVVAEFAFIAAMIGVDISRLAEEIIVWNTREFGFVTLDDGFSTGSSIMPQKKNPDIAELARGKSGRLIGNLSGLLATLKGLPLAYNRDLQEDKEPVFDSVRTLEVVLPAFAGMIATLQFDVARMAALAPEGFSLATDVAEWLVKQGVPFRDAHEISGALVRACEVQGIGLEDATPEMLAAVSVHLTPAVRTVLTIEGSVGSRSGVGGTAPDRVAEQRADLVQRVQAAARVWSP; this comes from the coding sequence ATGAGTGATGTGAAGTCGGACGGCACCAACGAGGGCGCTCTGTGGGGCGCCCGCTTCGCGTCCGGTCCCGCGCCGGAGCTGGTGGCTCTCAGCAGATCGACGCACTTCGACTGGGAACTCGCGCCGTACGACCTCACGGGCTCCCACGCGCATGCGCGCGCCCTCGGCGCCGCGGGCTATCTCTCGGCCGACGAAGAGCGCGCCATGCACACGGGACTCGATGCGCTTGCTGAGCGTGTCGCCGACGGCTCGCTGACCGCGGCAGAGTCTGACGAGGATGTCCACGGGGCGCTCGAGCAGGCGCTCATCGCCGAGGTCGGTCCCGAGCTCGGCGGAAAGCTCCGTGCAGGTCGCAGTCGCAACGACCAGATCGCCACTCTGGTCCGCCTCTACCTGCTGGATCACGCGCGCGTGATCGCGCGCGACATCCTGAGGGTCGTCGATGCCATCGTCTCGCAGGCGGAGGCGCACGCCGATGCGATCATGCCCGGTCGCACGCACTTGCAGCACGCTCAGCCCGTGCTGCTGGCGCATCATCTTCAAGCGCATGCGTGGCCCCTGGTGCGCGATCTCGAGAGGCTGCGTGACTGGCGGGCTCGAGCGAGCGTGTCGCCGTACGGCGGCGGTGCACTCGCGGGGTCGACACTGGGCCTCGATCCTCAGCTGGTGGCCACGGAGTTGGGTCTGGACCGTCCTTCTGAGAACTCCATAGACGGCACGTCGGCGCGTGACGTCGTCGCGGAGTTCGCCTTCATCGCTGCGATGATCGGCGTCGATATCTCCCGTCTCGCTGAAGAGATCATCGTGTGGAACACGCGCGAGTTCGGATTCGTAACCCTCGATGATGGATTCTCGACGGGATCCAGCATCATGCCCCAGAAGAAGAATCCCGACATCGCAGAACTCGCGCGGGGCAAGTCGGGCAGACTCATCGGCAATCTCTCCGGGCTCCTGGCTACGCTCAAGGGCCTCCCGCTGGCGTACAACCGTGATCTCCAGGAGGACAAGGAGCCTGTCTTCGATTCCGTCCGCACGCTCGAAGTCGTCCTTCCCGCGTTCGCGGGAATGATCGCAACGTTGCAGTTCGACGTCGCACGGATGGCTGCCCTCGCACCGGAGGGATTCTCGCTCGCGACTGATGTGGCTGAGTGGCTCGTGAAGCAGGGTGTCCCATTCCGTGACGCCCACGAGATCTCGGGCGCGCTTGTGCGCGCGTGCGAAGTGCAGGGCATCGGTCTCGAAGACGCGACTCCCGAGATGCTCGCCGCGGTATCGGTGCATCTGACGCCCGCGGTTCGAACGGTGCTCACGATCGAGGGTTCCGTGGGGAGTCGTTCGGGGGTGGGGGGCACTGCGCCGGACCGCGTCGCCGAGCAACGTGCGGATCTCGTCCAGCGGGTTCAGGCCGCAGCCCGCGTGTGGTCTCCGTAG
- a CDS encoding SatD family protein, with translation MNVAVLADIVGSRRLPDRAAAQSTLDGAIAQVEREFPDLVRPLRPTVGDEQQALYPDLDSAMAALLLLQLTLPEGLECRFGIGVGDVLTVPAAGGSIPEGPGWWAARDAIEMVHSLQKRTAPRARTWVVAAERDDAHMERTTRLANAYLLARDEIVGSMSARARRLTYGRCRGIAQRDLAESEGITQSAVSQALAVAGAASLIQGFLELTGGRSS, from the coding sequence ATGAACGTCGCTGTGCTTGCTGACATCGTCGGGTCGAGGCGACTCCCTGATCGCGCCGCGGCACAGAGCACCCTGGATGGAGCGATCGCCCAGGTGGAACGTGAGTTCCCGGACCTCGTGCGCCCGCTCAGGCCCACCGTCGGAGACGAGCAGCAGGCGCTGTACCCCGACCTCGACTCGGCGATGGCTGCATTGCTTCTTCTCCAGCTCACCCTTCCCGAAGGGCTGGAGTGCCGATTCGGGATCGGGGTGGGCGACGTTCTGACCGTTCCCGCAGCCGGAGGCAGCATTCCGGAGGGCCCGGGGTGGTGGGCAGCGCGCGACGCCATCGAGATGGTCCACTCCCTGCAGAAGCGCACGGCACCGCGCGCCCGCACGTGGGTCGTCGCCGCCGAGCGCGATGATGCTCACATGGAGCGAACGACCCGCCTGGCCAATGCCTACCTCTTGGCGCGCGACGAGATCGTCGGATCCATGAGCGCGCGGGCGCGACGCCTCACGTATGGACGGTGCCGCGGAATCGCCCAGCGGGACCTCGCCGAGTCGGAGGGCATCACGCAGTCCGCCGTCTCGCAGGCCCTCGCCGTAGCCGGTGCGGCGTCCCTCATCCAGGGATTCCTGGAGCTGACGGGAGGCCGATCCTCGTGA
- a CDS encoding HAD-IIA family hydrolase gives MGLFGRDRARTPLDGVDVVLADLDGVVYAGAHALPFAVESLARAGDGRRLGYITNNASRTDASVARHLSELGLETAPRDVVTSPQAAMRLLADRVPAGSTVLVVGGEGLVVEVERAGFVVTRSAEDLPAAVVQGFAPEVGWAQLAEAAFALATPEEEGGIPWIATNTDWTIPQARGIAPGNGTLVSAVHTAVGRLATVAGKPEVPIFQEAVARFGAQHPLFLGDRLDTDILGANRAEIPSALVLTGIDRPKHVLAAPAGSQPTYILSDLRELFEPYPEAVVSDGVVTVGQARVRIDGPDIRILAEGDKPINLLRAGAKAIWDTGRAIYGFRVPEILYADPFHRP, from the coding sequence ATGGGCCTCTTCGGCCGTGATCGTGCGCGCACTCCGCTCGACGGCGTCGATGTCGTGCTGGCTGATCTCGACGGCGTCGTCTACGCGGGCGCCCACGCTCTTCCGTTCGCTGTCGAGAGTCTCGCGCGAGCGGGCGACGGACGCCGGCTCGGCTACATCACGAACAACGCCTCGCGGACCGATGCCTCCGTTGCGCGCCACCTCAGCGAGCTCGGACTGGAGACGGCCCCTCGCGACGTCGTGACAAGCCCACAAGCGGCGATGAGGCTCCTCGCGGATCGCGTCCCCGCCGGTTCCACGGTTCTGGTGGTCGGGGGAGAAGGGCTCGTCGTCGAGGTGGAGAGAGCGGGCTTCGTCGTGACGCGCAGCGCGGAGGACCTCCCCGCCGCTGTCGTCCAGGGCTTCGCACCCGAGGTCGGTTGGGCCCAGCTCGCGGAGGCGGCCTTCGCCCTCGCGACGCCGGAAGAGGAGGGCGGCATCCCCTGGATCGCCACCAACACCGACTGGACCATTCCGCAGGCGCGAGGGATCGCGCCGGGAAACGGCACACTCGTCTCCGCCGTCCACACCGCGGTCGGCCGTCTCGCGACCGTCGCAGGCAAGCCGGAAGTGCCCATCTTCCAAGAGGCGGTCGCGCGCTTCGGCGCCCAGCATCCGCTCTTCCTCGGCGACCGTCTCGACACCGACATCCTCGGCGCGAACCGGGCGGAGATCCCTTCAGCCCTCGTGCTGACGGGAATCGATCGACCGAAGCATGTCCTGGCGGCGCCGGCGGGCTCGCAACCCACCTACATCCTCAGCGACTTGCGCGAGCTCTTCGAGCCGTACCCGGAGGCTGTCGTCAGCGATGGCGTCGTGACGGTGGGGCAGGCGCGTGTGCGTATCGACGGTCCCGACATCCGCATCCTCGCGGAAGGTGACAAGCCGATCAATCTCCTCCGCGCGGGAGCCAAGGCGATCTGGGACACCGGGCGCGCCATCTACGGGTTCCGCGTGCCGGAGATCCTCTACGCGGATCCCTTCCACAGGCCGTGA
- a CDS encoding acetylornithine transaminase, with amino-acid sequence MTWQDDAGRDLVRSFGPRMQMFVRGEGAYLWDADGNRYLDFLAGIAVDSLGHAHPVFVEAIATQAATLAHVSNYFATPPQLALAARLKRLAGTGEGGRVYFGNSGAEANEAAFKLARLHGGPDRPRILALTNAFHGRTMGTLALTGKPSMQEPFLPMTPGVEFIDSTVEALEAATDESVAALFVEPIKGEAGVVDLPEGYLEAARELTERHGALLIIDEIQTGAGRTGEWFAFQHFGVTPDAVTVAKGVGGGFPIGALITFDTAADLFYPGTHGSTFGGNALGTAVANAVLAEIERAGLVDNARERGAQLREIIAQIDSPLVAECRGRGLLVGVGLRHPVAASLVAAAQDRGLVINAPNSDTIRLVPPLNIGDVELDEFASLFAASLAAVEAELTVASEGAA; translated from the coding sequence ATGACGTGGCAGGATGACGCGGGGCGCGACCTCGTACGCAGTTTCGGGCCCCGGATGCAGATGTTCGTCCGTGGTGAGGGCGCCTACCTGTGGGATGCCGACGGCAACCGATACCTCGACTTCCTCGCGGGCATCGCCGTGGACTCCCTCGGACACGCCCACCCCGTCTTCGTCGAGGCGATCGCGACGCAGGCGGCGACGCTCGCGCACGTGTCGAACTACTTCGCAACGCCACCCCAGCTCGCCCTCGCGGCTCGGCTCAAGCGGCTCGCGGGCACGGGCGAAGGGGGCCGGGTGTACTTCGGCAACTCTGGTGCCGAGGCGAACGAGGCGGCTTTCAAGCTCGCGAGGCTTCACGGCGGTCCCGACCGGCCCCGGATCCTCGCGCTCACGAACGCGTTCCACGGTCGCACGATGGGAACGCTCGCCCTCACGGGCAAGCCTTCGATGCAGGAACCCTTCCTGCCCATGACTCCGGGCGTGGAGTTCATCGACTCGACGGTCGAGGCGCTCGAGGCCGCGACCGATGAGAGCGTCGCAGCCCTGTTCGTCGAGCCGATCAAGGGTGAGGCAGGCGTCGTCGATCTTCCTGAGGGGTACCTCGAGGCGGCTCGCGAACTCACCGAGCGGCACGGCGCGCTGCTCATCATCGACGAGATCCAGACGGGCGCGGGCCGGACGGGGGAGTGGTTCGCCTTCCAGCACTTCGGTGTCACGCCCGATGCGGTGACCGTCGCGAAGGGTGTCGGTGGCGGCTTCCCGATCGGCGCGCTCATCACGTTCGATACGGCTGCTGACCTGTTCTATCCCGGTACGCACGGATCGACGTTCGGCGGCAATGCCCTCGGGACGGCGGTGGCCAATGCGGTCCTCGCCGAGATCGAGCGCGCGGGACTCGTCGACAATGCTCGCGAGAGGGGCGCGCAGCTGCGCGAGATCATCGCGCAGATCGATTCGCCGCTCGTCGCGGAGTGCCGCGGACGCGGTCTCCTCGTGGGGGTGGGTCTCCGGCATCCCGTCGCCGCGTCGCTCGTGGCAGCGGCTCAGGATCGGGGTCTCGTCATCAACGCGCCCAACAGCGATACGATCCGCCTCGTCCCCCCGCTCAACATCGGCGATGTGGAACTCGACGAGTTCGCATCACTTTTCGCCGCGTCGCTCGCGGCGGTCGAGGCCGAGCTGACCGTCGCTTCCGAAGGAGCCGCATGA
- the argF gene encoding ornithine carbamoyltransferase, with amino-acid sequence MTRHLLRDDDLTQAEQGEILDLALTLKKDRWADKTLAGPQTVAVIFDKSSTRTRVSFAVGIADLGGSPLIISTANSQLGGKETPSDTARVLERQVAAIVWRTYAQAGLEEMARGTRVPVVNALSDDFHPCQLLADLLTIREHKGELAGLTLAFFGDGMSNMAHSYILAGVTAGMHVRVASPEAYAPREDVVAAADARGAETGGSVTLFTDQNEAAAGADVIVTDTWVSMGKEEEKLARLRDLGAYKVTQETMGMASPDAIFIHCLPADRGYEVDAEVIDGPQSVVWDEAENRLHAQKALLVWLLRQQ; translated from the coding sequence ATGACCCGCCATCTGCTGCGTGATGATGACCTCACCCAGGCCGAGCAGGGGGAGATTCTCGATCTCGCTCTCACGCTGAAGAAGGACCGCTGGGCCGACAAGACTCTTGCCGGACCGCAGACGGTCGCGGTCATCTTCGACAAGTCCTCGACGCGGACCCGTGTCTCGTTCGCCGTCGGCATCGCCGATCTCGGTGGGTCGCCGCTGATCATCTCCACGGCCAACAGCCAGCTCGGCGGCAAAGAGACCCCTTCGGATACCGCACGCGTGCTGGAACGTCAGGTCGCTGCCATCGTCTGGCGCACCTATGCGCAGGCGGGCCTCGAGGAGATGGCCCGTGGCACGCGCGTGCCGGTGGTCAACGCGCTTTCCGACGACTTCCACCCGTGCCAATTGCTCGCCGATCTCCTGACTATCCGGGAGCACAAGGGCGAGCTCGCGGGCCTGACCCTCGCCTTCTTCGGCGATGGGATGTCCAACATGGCCCACTCTTACATCCTCGCCGGCGTCACGGCCGGGATGCATGTCCGCGTCGCATCGCCCGAGGCGTATGCGCCGCGCGAGGATGTCGTCGCTGCGGCGGATGCGCGCGGTGCGGAGACGGGTGGTTCGGTCACGCTCTTCACGGATCAGAACGAGGCCGCGGCGGGTGCCGACGTCATCGTGACCGATACGTGGGTGTCGATGGGGAAGGAAGAGGAGAAGCTCGCACGACTGCGGGATCTCGGCGCGTACAAGGTCACGCAGGAGACGATGGGGATGGCGTCCCCCGATGCGATCTTCATCCACTGCCTCCCCGCCGACCGCGGCTATGAAGTCGACGCCGAGGTGATCGACGGCCCGCAGAGCGTCGTGTGGGACGAGGCCGAGAACCGCCTCCACGCGCAGAAGGCGCTCCTCGTATGGCTCCTCCGCCAGCAGTGA
- the tyrS gene encoding tyrosine--tRNA ligase, translating to MSTVALSATAPANDPSFANVWDELEWRGLVQVSTDRDALRALLAGDPITYYCGFDPTAPSLHLGNLVQLLTMRRMQLAGHRPLGLVGGSTGLIGDPRPSAERTLNTKETVEEWVGYLRSQVERFLSFDGDNAARIVNNLDWTAPLSAIDFLREIGKHYRVGTMLKKDAVAARLNSDAGISYTEFSYQILQGMDYLELYRQYDCVLQTGGSDQWGNLTSGTDLIHRVEGVHVHAIGTPLITNSDGTKFGKSEGNAIWLDPEMCSPYRMYQFWLNTDDADVVSRLKVFTFLTRDEIEGYDQLVASEPFRRAAQRRLAREVTAFVHGTEATDAVIAASEALFGQGDLGTLDGATLRTALEELPHATVRRGTPVVHALVETGLVSSLGEARRAIAQGGVSLDGAKVDDDAAVVTGALPGGVSVLRRGKKTLAGLFADDAD from the coding sequence GTGTCGACCGTCGCGCTGAGTGCCACCGCTCCCGCCAACGATCCCTCGTTCGCGAACGTGTGGGACGAGCTGGAGTGGCGAGGACTCGTTCAGGTGTCCACCGACCGTGACGCTCTTCGAGCACTCCTCGCGGGAGACCCGATCACGTACTACTGCGGCTTCGACCCGACGGCACCGAGCCTGCACCTCGGCAACCTCGTCCAGTTGCTCACGATGCGCAGGATGCAGCTGGCCGGCCACAGACCGCTCGGCCTCGTCGGCGGATCCACCGGCCTGATCGGCGATCCGCGGCCGTCCGCGGAGCGAACGCTCAACACGAAGGAGACCGTCGAGGAGTGGGTGGGCTACCTCCGCTCCCAGGTCGAGCGGTTCCTGAGCTTCGACGGCGACAATGCCGCCCGCATCGTCAACAACCTCGATTGGACGGCGCCCCTCAGCGCCATCGACTTCCTACGCGAGATCGGCAAGCACTACCGCGTGGGCACGATGCTGAAGAAGGATGCTGTCGCCGCACGGCTGAACTCGGATGCCGGAATCAGCTACACCGAGTTCAGCTACCAGATCCTGCAGGGGATGGACTACCTCGAGCTCTACCGGCAGTACGACTGCGTCCTCCAGACGGGTGGAAGCGATCAGTGGGGAAACCTCACGAGCGGTACGGACTTGATCCATCGCGTCGAGGGCGTGCACGTGCATGCCATCGGGACACCGCTCATCACGAACAGCGACGGTACGAAGTTCGGCAAGAGCGAGGGCAACGCCATCTGGCTCGACCCCGAGATGTGCAGTCCTTACCGGATGTACCAGTTCTGGCTGAACACGGACGACGCTGATGTCGTCTCGAGGCTCAAGGTCTTCACGTTCCTCACTCGAGACGAGATCGAGGGCTACGACCAGCTCGTGGCGTCGGAGCCGTTCCGACGCGCGGCCCAGCGACGGCTGGCGCGCGAAGTGACCGCGTTCGTCCACGGCACCGAGGCGACCGACGCTGTCATCGCCGCCTCGGAGGCCCTCTTCGGGCAGGGGGACCTCGGAACGCTCGATGGGGCGACGTTGCGAACCGCGCTGGAGGAACTCCCGCACGCGACGGTGCGCCGAGGTACGCCCGTGGTCCACGCCCTGGTCGAGACAGGTCTCGTGTCGAGTCTCGGCGAGGCTCGGCGAGCGATCGCTCAGGGCGGCGTGTCATTGGACGGGGCGAAGGTCGACGACGACGCTGCTGTCGTGACGGGTGCTCTCCCCGGTGGGGTGTCGGTGCTCCGACGCGGAAAGAAGACGCTCGCCGGGCTCTTTGCAGACGACGCGGACTGA
- a CDS encoding heparan-alpha-glucosaminide N-acetyltransferase domain-containing protein, with protein sequence MAPPPAVTSDAAPQEASWVRSRWARLNGARRVGGVDLARGLAVIGMLAAHLIAIVEPFAWGDPSTWIAVAEGRSSILFATLAGVSIGLVTGGRTPLRSASLVTAMLRLAVRALLLWIIGMLLIATGVPVYVILPAYAILFILALPLVPFGARLLLPLAAALALVMPFVQVWLEELPIWYTAVGGELSMAIGWHYPFTVWIAFVTAGLGVARAGITRLPVQVAMLLAGSALAFAGYMAGESFGTGATPWTAEPHSSGLFEVIGSGGFALAVIGASLLLCRTAIRWVVLPLRAVGAMPLTAYTAQLVAWAVIATTVLGSAGDLTGFRALEPFWPMTLILLAACTAWALLVGRGPLEWVLDRVARLVVRRR encoded by the coding sequence ATGGCTCCTCCGCCAGCAGTGACCTCCGACGCCGCGCCGCAGGAAGCCTCGTGGGTCCGCTCCCGTTGGGCTCGGCTCAACGGGGCCCGACGTGTGGGCGGGGTCGATCTGGCTCGCGGACTCGCGGTCATCGGGATGCTGGCGGCACACCTCATCGCGATCGTGGAACCGTTCGCGTGGGGTGACCCTTCGACGTGGATCGCGGTGGCCGAGGGGAGGTCATCGATCCTGTTCGCGACGCTCGCGGGGGTGTCGATCGGGCTCGTGACGGGTGGCCGCACTCCGCTGCGCAGTGCGTCTCTCGTGACGGCGATGCTGCGGCTCGCGGTGCGCGCGCTCCTGCTGTGGATCATCGGGATGCTGCTGATCGCGACGGGAGTGCCCGTCTACGTCATCCTGCCCGCCTACGCGATCCTCTTCATTCTCGCCCTGCCGCTCGTGCCCTTCGGTGCACGCCTCCTCCTTCCTCTGGCAGCCGCACTCGCGTTGGTCATGCCCTTCGTGCAGGTGTGGCTCGAGGAGCTTCCGATCTGGTACACCGCTGTCGGCGGCGAGCTCTCGATGGCGATCGGATGGCACTATCCGTTCACCGTATGGATCGCTTTCGTCACGGCGGGGCTGGGCGTCGCGCGCGCAGGCATCACGCGGCTGCCCGTGCAGGTGGCGATGCTGCTCGCGGGATCGGCGCTGGCCTTCGCGGGCTACATGGCAGGGGAGTCCTTCGGCACGGGCGCCACACCGTGGACGGCCGAGCCGCATTCGAGCGGGCTGTTCGAAGTCATCGGCTCGGGAGGGTTCGCGCTCGCGGTGATCGGGGCGAGTCTTCTCCTGTGTCGCACGGCGATCCGATGGGTGGTGCTCCCGCTGCGCGCGGTCGGCGCCATGCCGCTCACCGCCTACACGGCCCAGCTCGTCGCGTGGGCCGTCATCGCGACGACCGTCCTCGGCAGCGCCGGCGATCTCACGGGGTTCCGCGCGCTCGAGCCGTTCTGGCCCATGACGCTGATCCTCCTCGCGGCGTGCACCGCGTGGGCGCTGCTGGTCGGTCGGGGTCCCCTCGAGTGGGTGTTGGACCGCGTCGCTCGGCTGGTCGTACGTCGTCGGTAG